Proteins encoded within one genomic window of Pseudodesulfovibrio senegalensis:
- a CDS encoding YraN family protein, with product MKRVLERFALGRRRGRMGEDAAARYLRSEGYRVLERNWRSGRLELDLVCRHGDTLVFVEVKTRGAGSRGTPADGLDRTKMRNLVRAAHLYLAEHECWDEPCRFDLVAVLETGDGLELDHVPDAFQA from the coding sequence ATGAAGCGCGTGCTGGAACGGTTTGCGCTCGGGCGCAGGCGGGGCCGCATGGGCGAGGACGCTGCGGCCCGGTATCTGCGCTCCGAGGGATACCGCGTGCTGGAGCGCAACTGGCGGAGCGGCCGGCTGGAGCTGGACCTTGTCTGCCGCCACGGCGACACGCTGGTCTTCGTGGAGGTCAAGACGCGGGGCGCAGGGTCGCGCGGCACCCCCGCGGACGGGCTGGACCGGACCAAGATGCGCAACCTTGTGCGCGCCGCGCACCTGTACCTTGCCGAACATGAATGCTGGGACGAGCCGTGCCGGTTCGATCTGGTTGCCGTGCTGGAAACCGGGGACGGGCTTGAGCTCGACCATGTCCCGGACGCGTTTCAGGCCTGA
- a CDS encoding biotin transporter BioY, translating to MNQSLLDMHRLVWVSLMAAVVAASSYLVIPIGPIPFSLQPVFVFLAGYLLGAARGFFVMCLYLAAGIIGLPVFAGGAAGVGHLIGPTGGYLVGFLVSPLLTGRARAESENGSVRWISGLFWGIIAIIVTYGLGFVWLKTFADITWARAFAVGVVPFAPWDMIKIAVAVGCCRYLQKYNLAPR from the coding sequence ATGAATCAATCGCTTCTCGACATGCATCGTCTGGTGTGGGTGTCCCTGATGGCCGCTGTGGTGGCTGCCAGTTCCTATCTGGTCATCCCCATCGGCCCCATTCCCTTTTCCCTGCAGCCCGTGTTCGTTTTTCTGGCCGGATACCTGCTTGGTGCGGCGCGGGGATTTTTTGTCATGTGCCTGTATCTTGCCGCCGGGATCATCGGGTTGCCCGTGTTTGCGGGCGGCGCAGCCGGGGTGGGGCACCTGATCGGACCCACGGGCGGATACCTCGTTGGTTTTCTGGTCTCGCCGCTGCTCACGGGCCGGGCCAGAGCCGAGAGCGAAAACGGATCCGTGCGCTGGATTTCCGGGCTGTTCTGGGGCATTATCGCCATTATCGTGACGTATGGATTGGGCTTTGTCTGGCTCAAGACGTTTGCGGACATCACCTGGGCGCGCGCCTTTGCCGTGGGAGTTGTTCCCTTTGCGCCATGGGACATGATCAAGATAGCGGTTGCCGTGGGGTGCTGTCGGTATCTGCAAAAATATAACCTTGCGCCGCGCTAG
- a CDS encoding THUMP domain-containing class I SAM-dependent RNA methyltransferase, which translates to MNVFENTATLLATCPLGLPPFLAEEMEALGLEPGRTLDNGVETQGTMQDCMRMNLHLHTAHRVLFELRRFRAVDADALYQTLLKEPWEDLLDADGYVSVSSSVYNDTVNDSRFANVRVKDAVADRFMQRTGRRPDSGPDQSRGVCLFLHWRDDQATLYLDTTGESLSRRGYRRMPHKAPMQETLAAACVLASNWREAAEQGGSFVAPMCGSGTLAIEAAMIALNRAPGMLGRDFAFTRVKGFDAEEYKRLRKKATKGTNKNFAGRIIATDLDPEAIRAAQTNARMAGVEDRIEFAVCDFRETEIPETPGTVMLNPEYGKRLGDEKILRPVYKDIGDFFKQHCGGYMGYIFTGNMSLAKSVGLRTKRRIILHNAKIECRLLEYELYAGTRKTRS; encoded by the coding sequence ATGAACGTATTTGAAAACACCGCCACCCTACTGGCCACCTGCCCGCTGGGCCTGCCGCCGTTCCTTGCCGAAGAAATGGAGGCGCTGGGCCTTGAGCCGGGCCGCACGCTGGACAACGGCGTGGAAACACAGGGGACCATGCAGGACTGCATGCGCATGAACCTGCACCTGCACACGGCCCACCGCGTGCTTTTCGAGCTGCGCCGATTCCGCGCGGTCGACGCCGACGCACTGTACCAAACCCTGCTCAAGGAGCCGTGGGAAGACCTTCTGGACGCGGACGGCTACGTGTCGGTCTCGTCCAGCGTATACAACGACACGGTCAACGACTCCCGGTTCGCCAACGTGCGGGTCAAGGACGCGGTGGCCGACCGCTTCATGCAGCGCACGGGCCGCAGGCCCGATTCCGGCCCGGACCAGTCGCGGGGCGTGTGCCTGTTCCTGCACTGGCGGGACGATCAGGCCACCCTGTATCTGGACACCACCGGAGAGAGCCTCTCGCGCCGGGGATACCGCCGCATGCCGCACAAGGCGCCCATGCAGGAAACACTGGCCGCAGCATGCGTGCTGGCCTCCAACTGGCGCGAGGCCGCAGAGCAGGGAGGTTCCTTTGTGGCCCCCATGTGCGGCTCGGGCACGCTGGCCATCGAGGCGGCCATGATCGCCCTGAACCGCGCGCCGGGCATGCTCGGCAGGGACTTCGCCTTCACCCGGGTCAAGGGATTCGACGCCGAGGAATACAAACGGCTGCGCAAAAAGGCCACCAAGGGCACCAACAAGAATTTCGCCGGGCGCATCATCGCCACGGACCTTGATCCCGAGGCCATACGGGCCGCGCAGACCAACGCGCGCATGGCCGGGGTTGAGGACCGCATCGAATTCGCAGTCTGCGACTTCCGCGAAACCGAAATCCCGGAAACGCCGGGCACGGTCATGCTCAACCCCGAATACGGCAAACGGCTCGGGGACGAGAAAATCCTGCGGCCCGTGTACAAGGACATCGGGGATTTCTTCAAACAGCATTGCGGCGGCTACATGGGCTACATCTTCACCGGCAACATGTCGCTGGCCAAGTCCGTGGGCCTGCGCACCAAACGGCGCATCATCCTGCACAACGCCAAGATCGAATGCCGTCTGCTGGAATACGAATTGTACGCGGGCACCCGCAAAACACGCTCCTGA
- a CDS encoding DUF1848 domain-containing protein — protein MRRARVTLHTENGPVSAAAPVIVSASRATDIPAFHAEWFMHRLRAGCAMRRNPVNRKPGWISFENLGALVFWTKNPAPLMEHLEEIADHCPDFYFLFTLNDYENQGWEPGLPALAERVDIFRQLAQRIGPQRVVWRFDPVCVADPEPEMVTVIKRMRSLGRALHGTTQRLIFSFVQIGQYAKVRAAIKRAAKGGASCPMREPTQPERARFLEAAAAMGREHGLTVMHCAGPDSERHPGILPGKCIDDALLARICSPKNKKLAAYLRLNPARPTLPGLQPQPAQWTPPPRDSGQRPGCNCTTSRDIGEYHTCAHGCLYCYATASPETARKNIQRLNAAMHAGKAPPSLLP, from the coding sequence TTGAGGCGCGCCCGGGTCACGCTGCACACGGAAAACGGCCCGGTTTCGGCTGCGGCCCCGGTGATCGTTTCGGCCAGCCGGGCCACGGACATTCCCGCCTTTCACGCCGAGTGGTTCATGCACCGTTTGCGCGCAGGTTGCGCCATGCGCCGCAACCCGGTCAACCGCAAGCCCGGCTGGATCAGCTTCGAAAATCTCGGTGCACTGGTGTTCTGGACCAAGAACCCGGCCCCGCTCATGGAACACCTTGAGGAAATCGCGGACCACTGCCCGGATTTCTATTTCCTGTTCACGCTCAACGATTATGAAAACCAAGGCTGGGAACCGGGATTGCCCGCCCTTGCCGAGCGCGTGGATATCTTTCGACAACTGGCCCAGCGCATCGGGCCACAGCGCGTTGTCTGGCGGTTCGATCCGGTCTGCGTGGCCGACCCCGAACCGGAAATGGTCACCGTGATCAAACGCATGCGCTCCCTCGGCCGCGCCCTGCACGGAACCACACAACGCCTGATCTTCAGCTTCGTGCAAATCGGGCAATACGCCAAGGTCCGCGCCGCCATAAAGCGCGCTGCAAAAGGGGGCGCGAGTTGTCCCATGCGCGAACCAACGCAGCCGGAACGCGCCCGTTTTCTGGAGGCCGCCGCAGCCATGGGGCGTGAACACGGCCTGACCGTCATGCACTGCGCCGGGCCGGACAGCGAGCGCCACCCCGGCATCCTGCCCGGCAAATGCATTGACGATGCACTGCTGGCGCGCATCTGCTCCCCGAAAAACAAGAAACTCGCGGCCTATCTGCGGCTGAACCCCGCACGCCCGACACTGCCGGGACTGCAACCCCAACCCGCCCAATGGACGCCCCCGCCCAGGGATTCCGGCCAGCGGCCGGGCTGCAACTGCACGACCAGCCGCGACATCGGCGAATACCACACCTGCGCCCACGGCTGCCTCTATTGCTACGCCACGGCATCGCCCGAAACCGCGCGCAAGAACATCCAGCGCCTGAATGCGGCCATGCATGCCGGGAAAGCCCCGCCCAGCCTGCTCCCCTGA
- the sfsA gene encoding DNA/RNA nuclease SfsA, giving the protein MIDSCMLPYPEGMVAASFAERRKRFTVYGELPDGTSVAAHTNNTGSMAGLLRPGRDMLLSPAANPARKLRWTLEAVRVHGSWVGVNTATPNRMLRRAWETDALPEMRGYDAFRAEARYGQSRLDALLTGKQGELWVECKNVTLVEDCVAAFPDAVTERGQKHLRELMGLARTGVRVALFFLVQRMDGQCFGPADYVDPVYAELFYEAMSAGVEMWPWVARVDERGIALDHRLEVVGA; this is encoded by the coding sequence ATGATCGATTCGTGCATGTTGCCGTATCCCGAGGGCATGGTCGCGGCATCCTTTGCGGAGCGGCGCAAGCGCTTCACCGTGTACGGGGAGCTCCCGGACGGCACTTCGGTGGCGGCGCACACCAACAATACCGGGTCCATGGCCGGGCTGTTGCGTCCCGGGCGCGACATGCTGCTTTCACCGGCGGCAAACCCCGCACGCAAGCTCAGGTGGACGCTGGAGGCCGTGCGTGTGCACGGGAGCTGGGTGGGGGTGAACACGGCCACACCCAACCGTATGCTCAGACGGGCCTGGGAAACGGACGCCCTGCCCGAAATGCGCGGCTATGACGCGTTCCGGGCCGAGGCGCGGTACGGCCAGAGTCGGTTGGATGCCCTGCTGACCGGGAAACAGGGTGAACTGTGGGTGGAGTGCAAGAACGTGACCCTTGTGGAGGACTGCGTTGCCGCGTTTCCCGATGCCGTGACCGAACGCGGGCAAAAACATCTGCGCGAACTCATGGGGCTGGCCCGGACCGGGGTGCGCGTGGCTCTGTTTTTTCTGGTACAACGCATGGACGGTCAATGTTTCGGACCGGCCGACTATGTTGACCCGGTCTATGCCGAGCTGTTTTACGAGGCCATGAGCGCGGGGGTGGAAATGTGGCCGTGGGTGGCCCGCGTGGACGAGCGCGGCATTGCCCTGGATCATCGTCTGGAGGTTGTCGGAGCATGA
- a CDS encoding acyl-CoA thioesterase: MVASDTPRELESKCAKESEVIMTHLVLPSDTNPAGNLHGGVILKHMDIAGGVVCKRHSRSNVVTAGIDRVDFEEPAYVGELLTFKASLNYVGRSSMEVGIRVEAENLQTGHSRHTNSAYLTYVALDPEGKPLQVPPLRIETGIAERRHREAINRLKARRQLKAQERQEQD; encoded by the coding sequence ATGGTTGCATCCGATACGCCTCGGGAACTCGAATCCAAGTGCGCCAAGGAGAGCGAGGTCATCATGACCCACCTCGTGCTGCCCAGCGACACCAACCCGGCCGGCAACCTGCACGGCGGCGTGATCCTCAAGCACATGGACATTGCCGGCGGCGTGGTCTGCAAACGCCACAGCCGCAGCAACGTGGTCACCGCGGGCATCGACCGCGTGGACTTCGAGGAACCCGCCTACGTGGGCGAACTGCTGACCTTCAAGGCCAGCCTCAACTACGTGGGCCGCTCCAGCATGGAAGTGGGCATCCGCGTGGAAGCCGAAAACCTCCAGACCGGACACTCGCGCCACACCAACTCGGCCTACCTCACCTATGTGGCGCTGGACCCGGAAGGCAAACCCCTGCAGGTTCCGCCCCTGCGCATCGAGACAGGCATTGCCGAACGCCGCCACCGCGAAGCCATCAACCGCCTCAAGGCCCGCCGCCAGCTCAAGGCGCAGGAACGTCAGGAACAGGATTGA
- a CDS encoding DMT family transporter, translating into MMSLFTGAALISFAAVFVRLAQVGPDTSALYRMVFGSLALVALLWRDGCLRRINRRLVGYAFVCGLLFALDIMCWHRAIHHVGPGLATLLGNFQVFALTAVSLVLLGERPGRLFYAALPLAFAGLYLMVGVNWDSAGVDYRAGVGWGLLTAMFYAAYVTSLKVSIPRLGEPCRKALMTCVPAATALFIGAWMLFSGESFVIPSAMDFLWLALLGVMCQAAGWLFITRGMEGVSAALVGLGLLLQPALSYVWDVLFFHKPLGVAEVSGAVLALCGIYLGVVATRPAPGPRKNV; encoded by the coding sequence ATGATGTCGTTGTTTACGGGCGCAGCCCTGATCAGCTTTGCCGCGGTGTTCGTGCGGCTGGCGCAGGTGGGGCCGGACACCTCGGCCCTGTACCGCATGGTTTTCGGCTCACTGGCCCTTGTGGCCCTGTTGTGGCGCGACGGCTGCCTGCGGCGCATCAACCGCCGGCTGGTCGGGTACGCCTTTGTTTGCGGGCTGTTGTTCGCGCTGGATATCATGTGTTGGCATCGGGCCATTCATCATGTGGGGCCGGGGCTGGCCACGCTGCTGGGCAATTTTCAGGTCTTTGCGCTGACCGCGGTTTCGCTGGTGCTGCTGGGCGAGCGGCCGGGCAGGCTGTTCTATGCCGCATTGCCGCTGGCTTTTGCCGGGCTGTACCTCATGGTGGGCGTGAACTGGGACTCGGCCGGGGTGGATTATCGCGCCGGCGTGGGCTGGGGGTTGCTGACCGCCATGTTTTATGCGGCCTACGTGACCAGTCTCAAGGTTTCCATTCCCCGGCTGGGCGAGCCGTGCCGCAAGGCGCTCATGACCTGCGTGCCCGCGGCCACGGCCCTGTTCATCGGCGCGTGGATGCTTTTTTCCGGCGAATCCTTTGTCATTCCCTCGGCCATGGATTTTCTGTGGCTGGCCTTGCTGGGCGTCATGTGCCAGGCCGCGGGCTGGCTGTTCATTACCCGGGGCATGGAGGGCGTGAGCGCTGCATTGGTGGGGCTGGGCCTGTTGCTGCAACCCGCGCTTTCCTATGTCTGGGACGTGCTGTTTTTTCACAAACCGCTGGGTGTGGCCGAGGTTTCCGGGGCCGTGCTGGCCCTGTGCGGCATTTATCTGGGGGTGGTGGCAACGCGGCCGGCACCCGGGCCTCGGAAGAATGTATAA
- the rsmI gene encoding 16S rRNA (cytidine(1402)-2'-O)-methyltransferase: MSGPRLWVVATPLGNAGDLSPRAAEILARAEIILAEDTRRAGQLFKRLGIERSGELISFFEHNEEKRLPRVMGLLEEGRELAMISDAGTPLLSDPGFRLVRACREQGIPVSPVPGPSAPLAALSACGLPPLPFSFLGFPPRGESRMHRFFEVHRDTGATLVFFERKSRLAASLQAAHEALGDREFCIARELTKDFEEFIYGRLGALQGVDTDLRGEITVVVGPAASTGPADEAEVLRLVEQEREAGGKPKEIARRVAGRVEGWTAKAIYALMR, from the coding sequence ATGTCGGGCCCCCGACTGTGGGTGGTGGCCACGCCGCTGGGCAACGCGGGCGACCTTTCCCCGCGGGCGGCCGAGATCCTTGCGCGCGCAGAGATCATTCTGGCCGAGGACACCCGGCGTGCAGGCCAGTTGTTCAAGCGGCTGGGCATTGAGCGCAGCGGCGAACTGATCAGTTTTTTCGAGCACAATGAGGAAAAGCGTTTGCCCCGTGTCATGGGTCTGCTTGAAGAGGGGCGGGAGCTGGCCATGATCTCGGATGCCGGAACCCCGCTGCTTTCCGATCCGGGCTTCCGGCTGGTGCGCGCCTGCCGCGAGCAGGGCATTCCGGTTTCCCCGGTGCCCGGACCGAGCGCGCCGCTGGCCGCCCTGAGCGCCTGCGGCCTGCCGCCCCTGCCCTTTTCATTTCTGGGCTTTCCGCCGCGCGGCGAATCGCGCATGCACCGTTTTTTCGAGGTGCACCGGGATACCGGGGCCACGCTGGTTTTTTTCGAGCGCAAATCGCGCCTTGCCGCATCGTTGCAGGCCGCGCACGAGGCCCTGGGTGACCGTGAGTTCTGCATTGCCCGCGAGCTGACCAAGGATTTCGAGGAATTCATCTACGGCAGGCTGGGCGCGTTGCAGGGCGTGGACACGGACCTGCGCGGCGAGATCACCGTGGTCGTCGGTCCGGCGGCAAGCACCGGCCCGGCCGACGAGGCCGAGGTGTTGCGGCTGGTGGAGCAGGAGCGCGAAGCCGGCGGCAAACCCAAGGAAATCGCGCGACGCGTTGCCGGGCGCGTGGAAGGGTGGACCGCCAAGGCCATCTATGCGCTCATGCGGTGA
- a CDS encoding substrate-binding periplasmic protein, translated as MNRFVCALIAGAFLLSAQVPAHAAERTVRISTSYRNLLSTPEQTGMLDRIVKEAFHRIGIRAKIVFTTAERSLIAVNDGILDGELNRITGMEENFPNLVRVPEPNMQMQFVAFANRDISISDWESLRGLRIGMVNGWKILECNTKDFPDVTHQVEAPPLFRMLDRDRLDVVLYAKLTGYEILHELGLNNIRALSPPLCVRDMFLYMHKSHQDLLEPLAHALRSMKQDGTYARIVKQATEGLR; from the coding sequence ATGAACAGATTCGTTTGCGCACTCATTGCCGGAGCATTTTTGCTGAGCGCCCAGGTTCCGGCGCATGCAGCCGAAAGAACCGTGCGCATCAGCACTTCCTATCGCAACCTCCTTTCCACGCCCGAACAGACCGGCATGCTGGACCGCATCGTCAAGGAAGCGTTCCACCGGATCGGGATCAGGGCCAAAATCGTATTCACGACCGCCGAGCGTTCCCTGATCGCTGTGAACGACGGTATTCTGGACGGCGAACTGAACCGCATCACGGGCATGGAAGAAAACTTTCCCAATCTGGTGCGCGTGCCCGAACCCAACATGCAGATGCAGTTCGTGGCCTTTGCCAACCGGGATATCTCCATCTCCGACTGGGAGAGCCTGCGCGGCCTGCGCATCGGCATGGTCAACGGCTGGAAAATACTGGAATGCAACACCAAGGATTTTCCGGACGTCACGCATCAGGTGGAAGCGCCCCCCCTGTTCAGGATGCTGGACCGGGACCGGCTCGACGTGGTCCTGTACGCCAAACTGACCGGCTACGAAATACTTCATGAACTGGGGCTCAACAACATCCGCGCCCTGTCACCGCCCCTGTGCGTGCGGGACATGTTTCTGTACATGCACAAGAGTCACCAGGACCTGCTCGAACCGCTGGCCCACGCCCTGCGGTCCATGAAACAGGACGGCACTTATGCACGCATTGTGAAGCAGGCCACCGAGGGATTGCGCTAA
- a CDS encoding PTS system mannose/fructose/sorbose family transporter subunit IID, producing the protein MNRSGTDSLTFAMVRCFARCLLAGAAFNTRGMQNISLVFCMQPGLELIHPDPREYRKALRRYVRHYQSHPFWMPCLVGLFLHMERAIAAGRMPAAALAKVKDTTAYTLSAIGDSVFAGSLLIFWALGTICLLLQGHTLLPLLAGITFFTGLQCFRAYTFMAGLRGGFLFLERLRHWDLINWGTRVKYANAMLLLWLWMLLWPRPLIWWQWLPAVVGLMLFGRFVRTGLVSRVLAAMAFLALVQFYPLVREGILDILGAMG; encoded by the coding sequence ATGAACCGTTCCGGAACGGATTCCCTGACCTTCGCCATGGTGCGCTGTTTTGCCCGCTGCCTGCTGGCCGGGGCCGCGTTCAATACGCGCGGCATGCAGAACATCAGTCTGGTCTTCTGCATGCAGCCCGGGCTGGAACTCATTCACCCGGACCCGCGTGAATACCGCAAGGCCCTGCGGCGCTATGTGCGCCACTACCAGTCGCATCCGTTCTGGATGCCCTGTCTTGTGGGACTTTTCCTGCACATGGAGCGCGCCATTGCCGCGGGGCGCATGCCCGCAGCCGCTTTGGCCAAGGTCAAGGACACCACGGCCTACACGCTTTCGGCCATCGGCGATTCGGTGTTTGCGGGCAGCCTGCTCATTTTCTGGGCGCTGGGGACCATCTGTCTGCTGTTGCAGGGGCACACCCTGCTGCCATTGCTGGCCGGAATCACATTTTTCACGGGCTTGCAATGTTTTCGGGCCTATACGTTCATGGCCGGGTTGCGGGGCGGGTTCCTTTTTCTGGAACGCCTCCGGCATTGGGACCTCATCAACTGGGGGACCCGGGTCAAATATGCCAACGCCATGCTGCTGCTCTGGCTCTGGATGTTGCTCTGGCCGCGGCCGCTGATCTGGTGGCAGTGGCTGCCGGCCGTGGTCGGGCTGATGCTTTTCGGCCGTTTCGTGCGTACCGGACTGGTTTCGCGCGTACTGGCGGCCATGGCGTTTCTGGCGCTGGTGCAGTTTTACCCGCTGGTGCGGGAGGGTATTCTGGACATCCTCGGGGCCATGGGGTAG
- a CDS encoding TIGR03905 family TSCPD domain-containing protein, with the protein MAENSRGARIACGTGGRIISFGPLNRAGPKTQWNNTMDNAQLHRASGPAPKTHVEHFVPAETVCPKKIDFVVDNGSIDYVSFDGGCEGSLTAIATMIEGMHMDFVIDRFSGITCGNKCTSCVDQLCCALRQYKEENEDA; encoded by the coding sequence ATGGCAGAGAACAGCCGTGGTGCGCGCATTGCGTGCGGCACGGGAGGACGCATAATATCGTTCGGCCCCCTGAACCGGGCCGGACCAAAAACACAATGGAACAATACAATGGATAACGCACAGCTTCACCGGGCCTCCGGCCCCGCTCCCAAGACCCATGTGGAACACTTCGTGCCTGCAGAGACCGTCTGCCCCAAGAAAATCGATTTCGTGGTGGACAACGGCAGCATCGACTACGTCAGCTTTGACGGCGGCTGCGAAGGCTCCCTGACCGCCATCGCCACCATGATCGAAGGCATGCACATGGATTTCGTTATCGACCGCTTCAGCGGCATCACCTGCGGCAACAAGTGCACCTCCTGCGTGGACCAGCTCTGCTGCGCCCTGCGCCAGTACAAGGAAGAAAACGAGGACGCGTAA
- the bioB gene encoding biotin synthase BioB: MTNLSLEHIAATARSGQALSDAQIRALVSLDPERLPQLLAHAHAIRTVRFGNRISLCAIVNAQSGRCSEDCSFCAQSAHHGGTESPEYPLLSPQEIGGAARTAKEHGAHRFGIVASGKFVGSDLLKGFAAAVRAVAAQGLVPDLSPGILEPEQFRVLKTAGLKGYHHNLETSASHFPKVCTTHAYDEDVRAVRAAMDAGLHVCCGGIFGIGESWEDRVELALLLRSMGVRSVPMNFLTPIPGTPLAHREPLSPEEALHIVALYRFLLPESALRICGGRQTVFGSGRKKELLVSGASGLMVGDYLTTTGAGIASDHEEISRAGLSVNPTAV, encoded by the coding sequence ATGACAAATCTATCCCTTGAGCATATTGCGGCCACGGCCCGCAGCGGGCAGGCCCTGAGCGACGCGCAGATTCGCGCCCTTGTTTCGCTGGATCCGGAACGCCTGCCCCAACTGCTGGCCCATGCCCACGCCATCCGCACGGTCCGGTTCGGCAATCGCATCTCCCTGTGCGCCATCGTCAATGCCCAAAGCGGCCGCTGTTCCGAGGACTGTTCCTTTTGCGCCCAGTCCGCGCACCACGGCGGCACCGAAAGCCCGGAATATCCGCTGCTTTCGCCGCAGGAGATCGGCGGCGCGGCCCGCACGGCAAAAGAGCACGGCGCGCACCGCTTCGGCATCGTGGCCAGCGGCAAGTTCGTGGGCAGCGACCTGCTCAAGGGCTTTGCGGCCGCGGTCCGCGCGGTTGCCGCGCAGGGGCTTGTTCCGGACCTTTCGCCCGGAATTCTGGAGCCGGAACAGTTCAGGGTCTTGAAAACAGCGGGCCTGAAGGGGTATCATCACAATCTGGAGACATCGGCCAGCCATTTTCCCAAGGTCTGCACCACCCACGCCTATGACGAGGACGTGCGCGCGGTGCGGGCGGCCATGGATGCCGGGCTGCATGTCTGCTGCGGCGGGATTTTCGGCATTGGCGAAAGCTGGGAAGACCGTGTGGAGCTTGCGCTTTTGCTGCGGAGTATGGGCGTGCGCTCCGTGCCCATGAATTTTCTGACCCCGATTCCGGGAACGCCGCTTGCGCACCGCGAGCCGCTTTCCCCGGAAGAGGCGCTGCACATCGTGGCCCTGTACCGTTTCCTGCTGCCGGAAAGCGCGTTGCGCATTTGCGGGGGGCGGCAAACGGTCTTTGGCTCCGGGCGCAAAAAGGAGCTGCTGGTCTCCGGCGCCAGTGGACTCATGGTGGGCGATTACCTGACCACCACCGGAGCAGGCATCGCCTCGGACCATGAAGAAATATCCCGGGCCGGGCTGAGCGTGAACCCGACAGCAGTCTAA
- a CDS encoding HPr family phosphocarrier protein, with product MDEKSAVNMTDGEDGESLIREVVVANQHGLHARPAGKLAQLAQTFAADVVITLDEQEVDAKSILDVLTLAAGQGAILQLRASGSDAAEALDRLEALISGRFEEE from the coding sequence ATGGATGAAAAGAGTGCGGTGAATATGACGGACGGCGAGGACGGCGAAAGCCTGATCCGGGAGGTCGTGGTGGCCAATCAGCACGGCCTGCACGCCCGGCCTGCCGGAAAACTGGCGCAACTGGCCCAGACCTTTGCCGCCGACGTGGTCATCACTCTGGATGAGCAGGAAGTGGATGCCAAGAGCATTCTGGACGTTCTGACCCTTGCCGCAGGGCAGGGAGCCATCCTTCAACTGCGCGCTTCGGGCAGTGATGCCGCTGAGGCGCTGGACCGGCTGGAAGCATTGATTTCCGGACGGTTCGAAGAGGAGTAA